A region of Staphylococcus sp. IVB6181 DNA encodes the following proteins:
- the treR gene encoding trehalose operon repressor produces MITKPKKFTKIYDELKAQIVNMQLSYGDQLPSEHELVEKYHASRETVRRALNLLVSEGMIQKIRGKGSIVIYQGVKEFPFSKLTSFKEVQENLGIVLETEVKLLETLKAHEVPDVQQALDLKSHETLWHLVRYRKMDGRVKIIDEDYLSAAIVPGLNESIALDSLYDYIERQLGLEISYSSKAITFEAFGDSEYEAFGDVNPPYTATVRGVVHLKDTTKFQYNIAKHIATEFRFVDFSRR; encoded by the coding sequence ATGATTACGAAACCTAAGAAATTCACAAAGATTTATGATGAATTAAAAGCACAAATCGTAAATATGCAATTGAGTTATGGCGATCAATTACCTTCTGAGCATGAATTAGTGGAGAAGTACCATGCTTCACGTGAAACGGTACGACGTGCATTAAATTTACTTGTAAGCGAAGGTATGATTCAGAAGATACGCGGCAAAGGTTCGATTGTGATTTATCAAGGTGTCAAAGAGTTTCCGTTTTCTAAATTAACCAGCTTCAAAGAAGTACAAGAGAATTTAGGAATAGTACTTGAAACAGAAGTGAAGCTGCTGGAAACTTTAAAAGCGCATGAAGTACCTGATGTGCAGCAAGCATTAGATTTAAAAAGTCATGAAACACTATGGCATCTTGTGCGCTATCGTAAAATGGATGGACGTGTCAAAATTATTGATGAAGACTATCTGTCAGCTGCCATTGTACCGGGTCTAAATGAAAGCATTGCACTCGATTCGCTATACGATTATATTGAACGCCAACTTGGACTTGAAATCAGCTACTCTAGCAAAGCTATAACTTTTGAAGCATTTGGAGACTCGGAATATGAAGCATTTGGAGATGTTAATCCACCTTATACAGCCACTGTAAGAGGTGTTGTACATTTGAAAGACACCACAAAATTTCAATACAATATCGCAAAACACATTGCGACAGAGTTTAGATTTGTGGATTTCTCAAGAAGATAA